The Malus domestica chromosome 06, GDT2T_hap1 genome has a segment encoding these proteins:
- the LOC103438188 gene encoding uncharacterized protein codes for MPGNEVGDRVHNFFGQENLSQGQHHPQAVDGNWPGLSNNLWVGGQRQSGAPVNSSLKNYNVLQPDSERGHGGQPYHVPHGLNFMQSNVRPEFGRAQYQNQQANLNGYAHGHQMFRGRQNEANFLGVDSESDQQNVTSRGLPVHESQRGSGPEHKSNSVRLEASESPIGFDFFGGQEHMNGPHPSTMQSLPRQQLGINDLQQLQRQVMFTQIQEFQRQQQLQQLERQQVFANQASSITKQAAGNHSPALINGVPINEPSNNQLPPDLLAGNTNWLQRGASPVIQGASSGHALTPEQAHTLRLMGFVPQHADQSLYGVPVTSTSGSTGSYPHVQMDRSAMQQMSASNNSFPGNQYSAFPDQVSMQDGSRISRQDFQGRSVPGPIAAERLNNGFNLENLNQGNPHLRNEPVEEFQGRPQLVGLSEPSQEKAVTQVAPAQSVATLDPTEEKILFGSDDNLWDAFGSSTDLGMGGSNVLDGTENFGGLPSLQSGSWSALMQSAVAETSSADIGLQEWCPPSFGNQEPPIVNQQRSNVGDTRKQQSGWAGNNLHSSSDLNSRASPHSADAHRTNTTGSFFNVQGFQQPGPKISHERGEVFQNDSPQRFVQQVPEQGSKWLDNSPLQKLPVEGSHSSGTEINANSISGSWNRQQSISSNNGDGQPFNMLNGRKFMESMPTDMGNNLKSHGNQILSRSIPGSDRKRGIHEEMSHAAGIWKADSVQNSNSEVEHAKYPIGSPQMNRVGSATNNIGKSNSSSARVNHESQKQLTNNHEFWKSVDSQMNSQGNEVERKNQHHLDKNHLILESSGNNGLEKRAVEMHDMENVNRKENSNDTFFSNAHHPAPIGGLKETVASDAGDSFAFPGSKQKSTSNAARRPPATRKFQYHPMGDVDVEVEPSYGKNHVTHYSQAMSQNVPPGFKSYNQGGQSNFIGHTDRGSMEIEKGDTKHLDETPSKNLLPGFVPSTSTPFDRFPGRNAPIKAAPSSQHMLELLHKVDQPREGGKATHFTSSDHNTSSEMPEVETSDGSVGQLQRKQSSVSQGFGLQLAPPSQRTPIADHTSSSQFSSQAVVNSSPVHSEIGEKGHTWLASAASAQSLPSSREASQGEFRNNLSGTSGQIGKKASPYNIQGSFPTAFKSGFPLSRSQLENQHMIGSSGQATASQSVNIPFDRLAFRSKQMGDSRDISQTSQSALPSVPDLSGSTSQNNLASAFAEASHLNVADQSGSRVAAPKIPESDVPPGFQPSVASGMSHQGAISQVLTNVWTSVPFQQPFVSAESPRLNEQDTRERGHGLSAFGAYSSNIQSFVGKKQPSNLSTRQQASPENITNAQNINVSQAKESIANNLSSSVATQRDIEAFGRSLRPNNSLDQSYSLLDQVQAMKSKDVDGSDQSVKKLKGADSGVETQQVSPLGGSQSPYGYNSMVGDSSADHTLVPSGDPNMLSFSSKLGDTRNSNASSHDMFAFNQKNSQNFSSSNAFSLRGEQSQVSPQMAPSWFEQYGTFKNGQIFPMHDTLRTTMKAMGQPSVAGRAGDDLHPRESMEQASAASDASKLVTTPQSSAPVPIPREQSPSPHLSHSDVADQSLIVERPMKRKSATSELSPWHKELTELPQRLLNISAAEADWARSTNRLVEKVEDETEITEDGPPIFRSKRRMVLTTQLMQQLLRPPSAAVLSADASSCYGSVAYFASRLTLGDACSAISCSGSDAQTPLPLDNINLLPEKLRTHEKIGNQNYSKVVEDFIYKARRLENDLLRLDKRSSILDLRVESQDLEKFSVINRFAKFHGRAQGEGPEALSSSDAQKSSPQKYVTALPVPRNLPDRVQCLSL; via the exons ATGCCTGGAAACGAAGTTGGAGACAGGGTCCATAATTTCTTTGGCCAAGAGAACTTGTCACAGGGTCAGCATCATCCTCAGGCTGTTGATGGGAACTGGCCAGGACTTAGCAACAACCTGTGGGTTGGGGGCCAGAGACAAAGTGGAGCTCCTGTTAATTCAAGTTTAAAGAATTATAATGTACTGCAACCAG ATTCGGAGAGAGGGCATGGGGGTCAGCCATACCATGTGCctcatggtttgaattttaTGCAATCAAATGTGAGACCCGAGTTTGGCAGAGCTCAGTATCAAAATCAACAGGCTAACCTGAATGGCTATGCGCATGGGCACCAGATGTTTAGAGGAAGGCAGAATGAAGCTAACTTTTTGGGTGTGGATTCAGAATCTGATCAGCAAAATGTAACATCTAGAGGCTTGCCGGTACATGAATCACAGAGAGGAAGTGGCCCTGAGCATAAGAGTAATTCGGTGAGATTAGAAGCTTCAGAATCCCCaattggttttgattttttCGGTGGTCAAGAGCACATGAATGGTCCACATCCCAGCACGATGCAGTCTTTGCCTAGGCAGCAATTAGGGATTAATGACTTGCAGCAGTTACAGCGACAGGTTATGTTCACACAAATTCAAGAATTTCAAAGGCAGCAACAACTTCAGCAACTAGAAAGGCAACAGGTTTTTGCAAATCAGGCTTCCTCCATTACAAAACAGGCTGCTGGTAACCACTCACCAGCTCTGATCAATGGTGTTCCCATCAATGAGCCATCTAACAATCAATTGCCACCTGATCTTCTGGCTGGTAACACAAACTGGCTACAGCGTGGTGCTTCTCCTGTTATTCAGGGTGCATCTAGTGGACATGCATTGACCCCTGAACAAGCCCACACACTACGCTTGATGGGTTTTGTTCCTCAACATGCTGATCAATCTCTGTATGGGGTTCCAGTTACTAGCACAAGTGGCTCAACAGGTTCATATCCTCATGTTCAAATGGATAGATCGGCAATGCAGCAGATGTCGGCAAGTAATAATTCCTTTCCAGGTAATCAATATTCTGCATTTCCAGATCAGGTTAGCATGCAAGATGGATCTCGGATTTCTAGACAGGATTTTCAAGGCAGGAGTGTGCCTGGGCCTATTGCTGCTGAACGTTTGAATAATGGGTTTAATTTGGAGAACTTGAATCAAGGAAATCCCCATCTAAGAAATGAACCCGTGGAAGAATTCCAAGGGAGGCCACAACTAGTTGGATTGTCAGAACCATCGCAAGAGAAAGCAGTAACACAAGTTGCACCCGCACAGAGCGTGGCTACACTAGATCCAACTGAGGAAAAGATTTTGTTTGGTTCAGATGACAATCTATGGGATGCCTTTGGCAGTAGCACAGATTTGGGAATGGGAGGTTCCAATGTGTTGGATGGCACGGAAAATTTTGGAGGACTTCCTTCTCTGCAAAGTGGGAGTTGGAGTGCTCTTATGCAATCTGCAGTAGCAGAAACTTCTAGTGCTGATATAGGGCTACAAGAGTGGTGTCCTCCAAGTTTTGGAAATCAAGAACCTCCAATTGTGAATCAGCAGCGCTCAAATGTTGGTGATACTCGCAAACAACAATCTGGTTGGGCTGGTAACAACTTGCACTCTTCCTCTGACTTGAATTCTAGAGCTTCTCCACACTCTGCTGATGCCCATAGGACGAATACGACTGGTAGTTTTTTTAATGTTCAGGGATTTCAGCAACCAGGACCCAAAATTTCGCATGAACGAGGTGAGGTCTTTCAGAATGATTCTCCTCAGAGATTTGTTCAACAGGTTCCTGAACAAGGAAGTAAATGGTTGGATAACAGTCCTCTACAAAAGTTGCCTGTAGAAGGTAGTCATTCATCAGGTACAGAAATAAATGCAAATAGCATTTCAGGTTCCTGGAACCGTCAACAAAGCATTTCGTCAAATAATGGTGATGGTCAGCCGTTCAATATGTTAAATGGTAGGAAATTTATGGAATCTATGCCAACAGATATGGGTAATAATCTCAAAAGTCATGGGAATCAAATTTTATCAAGATCAATACCAGGCAGTGATCGTAAGAGAGGCATCCATGAGGAAATGAGCCATGCTGCTGGTATATGGAAGGCTGATTCTGTTCAGAATTCAAATTCTGAAGTGGAGCATGCAAAATATCCCATTGGAAGTCCACAGATGAATAGAGTGGGTTCAGCCACAAACAATATAGGGAAATCAAATTCCAGCAGTGCAAGAGTCAACCACGAAAGCCAGAAACAACTCACAAACAATCATGAATTCTGGAAATCAGTTGATTCTCAAATGAACTCTCAGGGAAATGAGGTTGAGAGGAAAAACCAGCATCATCTGGATAAGAATCATCTAATCTTGGAGTCATCAGGGAACAATGGCTTAGAGAAGAGAGCAGTTGAGATGCATGATATGGAGAATGTGAATAGAAAAGAGAATTCTAATGATACTTTTTTCTCTAATGCACATCACCCTGCTCCAATTGGTGGTTTGAAGGAAACCGTTGCCTCTGATGCTGGTGATTCATTTGCTTTTCCTGGAAGTAAACAAAAATCAACTAGTAATGCTGCTCGAAGACCCCCAGCAACTCGCAAGTTTCAGTATCATCCGATGGGGGATGTGGATGTTGAAGTGGAACCATCTTATGGGAAAAATCATGTGACACATTATTCACAAGCTATGTCCCAGAATGTACCTCCAGGTTTTAAAAGTTACAACCAAGGGGGGCAGTCAAACTTTATTGGTCACACTGATAGAGGTTCTATGGAAATTGAGAAG GGTGACACAAAACATTTAGATGAGACACCTTCCAAAAATTTGCTTCCAGGTTTTGTACCAAGCACGTCTACTCCCTTTGACAGATTCCCTGGTAGAAATGCCCCAATCAAGGCTGCGCCATCAAG TCAACATATGCTTGAGCTACTTCACAAGGTGGACCAACCAAGGGAGGGTGGCAAAGCTACACACTTCACCTCTTCGGATCACAACACATCATCGGAGATGCCTGAAGTGGAAACTTCTGATGGATCTGTAGGTCAATTACAGAGAAAACAGTCATCTGTTTCTCAAGGTTTTGGTTTACAGCTGGCTCCTCCATCTCAACGGACTCCAATTGCAGATCATACCTCATCTTCTCAGTTCTCTTCACAAGCAGTTGTCAATTCATCCCCTGTCCATTCTGAGATAGGAGAAAAGGGTCATACATGGTTGGCCTCGGCAGCATCTGCCCAGTCCTTGCCTTCTTCCCGTGAAGCATCTCAAGGTGAATTTAGAAACAATCTCTCTGGTACCTCAGGACAGATAGGGAAAAAGGCTTCACCATACAATATTCAGGGAAGTTTTCCTACAGCTTTCAAATCTGGTTTTCCTCTATCAAGAAGTCAACTAGAAAATCAGCACATGATTGGTTCGAGTGGACAAGCAACAGCAAGCCAGTCTGTGAACATACCTTTTGATAGGCTTGCTTTCCGATCGAAACAAATGGGTGATTCTCGTGACATATCTCAAACTAGCCAATCTGCCCTGCCATCAGTGCCAGATTTGTCTGGAAGTACTTCGCAGAATAACCTTGCCTCTGCTTTTGCAGAGGCATCCCATCTGAATGTTGCTGATCAATCCGGTTCACGTGTTGCTGCCCCGAAAATCCCTGAATCAGATGTTCCGCCAGGCTTTCAGCCTTCTGTTGCATCGGGTATGTCCCATCAAGGTGCCATTTCTCAAGTGTTGACTAATGTATGGACCAGTGTTCCATTTCAGCAACCTTTTGTAAGTGCTGAATCACCAAGGCTCAATGAGCAAGATACCCGGGAAAGAGGGCATGGCTTGTCTGCCTTTGGTGCATATTCTTCGAACATACAAAGCTTTGTTGGGAAAAAGCAACCATCCAATCTAAGTACTAGGCAACAAGCGTCACCTGAGAACATTACGAATGCCCAAAATATCAATGTCTCGCAGGCAAAAGAATCCATTGCAAATAATTTGTCAAGCTCTGTTGCTACCCAGAGAGATATTGAAGCTTTCGGTCGCTCTTTAAGACCAAATAACAGTTTGGATCAAAGTTATTCCTTGCTGGACCAAGTGCAGGCTATGAAAAGTAAAGACGTTGATGGAAGTGATCAGAGTGTGAAGAAGTTGAAAGGTGCAGATTCTGGTGTGGAGACTCAGCAGGTGAGTCCCCTGGGAGGATCACAATCACCTTATGGATATAATAGTATGGTAGGAGATTCATCAGCTGATCATACTTTAGTTCCTTCTGGAGATCCTAACATGCTTAGCTTTTCATCCAAGCTTGGGGATACTCGAAATTCAAATGCATCTAGTCACGATATGTTTGCTTTTAATCAGAAGAATTCCCAGAATTTCTCTAGTAGTAATGCATTTTCTCTTAGAGGTGAACAGTCTCAAGTTAGCCCCCAGATGGCACCATCCTGGTTTGAACAGTATGGAACCTTTAAGAATGGGCAAATATTTCCAATGCATGATACACTAAGAACCACTATGAAGGCTATGGGACAACCTTCAGTTGCTGGAAGGGCAGGTGATGATCTGCATCCTCGGGAATCAATGGAGCAAGCAAGTGCTGCTTCTGATGCTAGTAAGCTTGTTACCACCCCACAGAGTTCAGCTCCCGTACCTATTCCCAGGGAGCAATCACCTTCACCTCATTTATCGCATTCTGATGTAGCTGATCAAAGTTTAATTGTTGAGAGACCAATGAAGCGTAAAAGTGCTACATCTGAACTCTCACCTTGGCATAAAGAGCTGACCGAGCTTCCCCAAAGGCTTCTGAATATCAG TGCAGCTGAAGCAGACTGGGCTCGCTCAACAAACCGACTGGTTGAGAAG GTGGAAGATGAAACTGAAATAACTGAAGACGGACCGCCAATATTTAGGTCCAAAAGAAGGATGGTCTTGACTACACAGCTTATGCAGCAACTGCTTCGCCCTCCTTCTGCAGCAGTTCTTTCTGCAGATGCTAGCTCATGCTATGGGAGTGTGGCTTACTTTGCATCTAGATTAACCCTGGGTGATGCTTGCAGTGCAATCTCCTGCTCTGGAAGTGATGCTCAAACTCCATTGCCTCTTGACAATATAAACCT TTTGCCGGAGAAGCTTAGAACACACGAGAAAATCGGCAATCAAAACTACTCAAAAGTTGTGGAAGACTTTATTTATAAAGCAAGGAGGCTGGAAAATGATTTGTTGAG ACTGGACAAGAGAAGCTCAATCTTAGACTTGAGAGTGGAAAGCCAGGATCTTGAGAAGTTTTCTGTCATCAATCGTTTTGCTAAGTTTCATGGGCGGGCACAAGGTGAGGGGCCGGAGGCCTTATCGTCTTCTGATGCTCAAAAATCCAGCCCCCAGAAATATGTTACCGCACTTCCAGTGCCTAGAAATCTGCCAGACAGGGTACAATGTCTTTCACTttga